A stretch of the Aegilops tauschii subsp. strangulata cultivar AL8/78 chromosome 4, Aet v6.0, whole genome shotgun sequence genome encodes the following:
- the LOC141021192 gene encoding E3 ubiquitin-protein ligase RHF2A-like isoform X1: protein MEKLSSAATFVEGGVYACDHTCSICLKAFCDSDSSTVTGCKHDLHLQCILEWCQRSSQCPMCWQAINTKGPMSALEKMDMRPQPTLA from the exons ATGGAGAAGCTCTCATCGGCAGCGACTTTCGTGGAGGGCGGTGTGTACGCCTGCGACCACACCTGCAGCATCTGCCTCAAGGCCTTCTGCGACAGTGACTCCTCCACA GTTACAGGCTGCAAGCATGATTTGCATCTCCAGTGCATCCTTGAGTG GTGCCAGAGAAGCTCCCAGTGTCCCATGTGTTGGCAGGCAATCAACACGAAGGGCCCTATGAG TGCTTTGGAGAAGATGGACATGAGGCCCCAACCTACACTGGCATAG
- the LOC141021192 gene encoding uncharacterized protein isoform X2: MEKLSSAATFVEGGVYACDHTCSICLKAFCDSDSSTVATSVLQMLQAASMICISSASLSGAREAPSVPCVGRQSTRRAL; encoded by the exons ATGGAGAAGCTCTCATCGGCAGCGACTTTCGTGGAGGGCGGTGTGTACGCCTGCGACCACACCTGCAGCATCTGCCTCAAGGCCTTCTGCGACAGTGACTCCTCCACAGTAGCTACCTCTGTCTTGCAGAT GTTACAGGCTGCAAGCATGATTTGCATCTCCAGTGCATCCTTGAGTG GTGCCAGAGAAGCTCCCAGTGTCCCATGTGTTGGCAGGCAATCAACACGAAGGGCCCTATGA
- the LOC141021192 gene encoding E3 ubiquitin-protein ligase RHF2A-like isoform X3, with protein MEKLSSAATFVEGGVYACDHTCSICLKAFCDSDSSTVTGCKHDLHLQCILEWCQRSSQCPMCWQAINTKGPMRNRFP; from the exons ATGGAGAAGCTCTCATCGGCAGCGACTTTCGTGGAGGGCGGTGTGTACGCCTGCGACCACACCTGCAGCATCTGCCTCAAGGCCTTCTGCGACAGTGACTCCTCCACA GTTACAGGCTGCAAGCATGATTTGCATCTCCAGTGCATCCTTGAGTG GTGCCAGAGAAGCTCCCAGTGTCCCATGTGTTGGCAGGCAATCAACACGAAGGGCCCTATGAG AAATCGGTTTCCTTGA